ACGACACCGGCCACGAGAACTCCAGAGGAACCGTGGcctggacgttcctctccaggaagttgaagatgggGTTCCACCACGTTCTGGACAGGCAGCTGTTTGGAGCCTGACGAAGCGACTGGACACAAACgaacaacatgaacacacatgcatccgatatgtctctgtgtgtgtgtgtgtgtgtgtgtgcacctacATGCGAGTTGGCCATGGTGTGGTACCACCAGAACGTCCGCGTGGTAGCAAAGTACGCGATGACCACGTCGATGCTGTAGTGCTCGTGACCGACCAGGATGCAGATGACTCCAGAGGCGCTGAgcaaccagcagagggcgtgaTACCACCACATCCAGCGGTGAGagtctgaggacacacacacacacacacatcacaaccaGGTACTGACCCGCTGTGACATCACCCGTTGATGTCGAGAAGAACCCAGTTTGGGTTTGTTTGTCCAGAACCTTCTTggtttttttggaaaacagaCGTGACCATATTTGGAAGATTGGACGAGCGGGGGGTGGAGCTTGCGTTAGAGCCTTAAATTGTCCCCCGCTTTATGGTCTGGTCCTGTTTTTGGGGACTTTGGGGAGCCAATTCTCAAATATGGCAAACTATCGTTACCGAAATCACAATATacattgtgggaaaaaaaggtaaattTACAGCCACAAATTCCCAATAATTGCAATGGAAAGTTCCTTCATTAGAATATTTCCAAAGTTCCCAATCCAAAAGGTGAACAAATCTCACACGACCCCtttgtgggtcccaacccagtgtttgggaatcgCTCGTCTGATTCAATCATTCCCAGAAGTGTTTggtaaacttttattttgcgcatgttctttaaaacaaatacacacaaatgggAAAATTCcacaaatttgtttggggaccccaaCAAAATCTCCCACGACCCATATGTGGGTCTTGACCCAGTGTTTGAGACGCACCGTCTAGTTTAGTCTCTATTCCTAGAGACTTGGACGTGACTCAAGACTCTTTATTTAGTCCCTAAAGACTTTAAATATCAAACACTTTTCCAGCCGTGCAACTGCAGTACACCTCTGAGCCACACGAGGGCGCTacatcattttcctttttttctttgtcactaTAATCCACAATCCGTCAAtaactccgtgtgtgtgtgtgtgtgtgtgtgtactcacactCTTTGATGAAGAGGTAGGACAGCGTCAACATGACAGTGTGGCCGCTGTACATGAAGTCCCCACACATCAGGTGAGATCCCGTCATCGACAAACCTGAACATCACAGGAAGGAAAACTTCACGTTAGCTTCCTGCTGTGACGTCAACACTTCAGTAGCCAGCGGGAGATTAAGTTCTCACatacgtctttgtctcactgtgagacagactaaaccgctcactctcccacaccaaaccccatagagaaaatcagtgatttaagctcacagggacacaggagctgctggtccactgctgcctcgtgtggtcactctgtgtcactgacgttAACCTGAGCGAAGCTTCTCaaatgccgaagtgacaaaataactaAGAACTaagaagttagtgatggaggcagcagtggatcaacaactcctgtgtgtgtgatgttaaaatcactgattttctctatgggctttggtgtgggagagtgagtggtttacaaacttcagtttcctgttggaaaagtctgtctcacagtgaaataaagacgtaaacgtgttcttaagacatcgcaGACTTAAATCAGCCATTTTGTCAGGATGCCATTCAAGAATGACTTTAAAGATCCTGTAATGTTTAAAGTGTGGTTACCTCCTCCTGAGATCAGCCTCAGAATCCTCCAGATTTTCCCCGTTGAGTCGTTGTAcagctgcacacaaacaaacaaacaaacatttttaaaacaattaaaaacatacaacactgcagtaaaagtgtgtgtgtgtgtgtgtttacctttggAGCACACACCATGTGTTTCCCAGGTACAGGCAGTGTGGTGATGTACATGGTGACACAGCGATACATGTACAGAGTCCCGATGAGGAAGAAGCAACGACGACCGATGATCGCTCTGAACCAGGATCAgggaataaaattaaaataaacaaactaatcTTCAGACtcagctgttagcttagcagcaGGTTTAGAGGCAGGGTTCGAGGAAGGGTTAGCGGTAGAGCTAGTGACAAAGTTAGCAGCAGAGTAAGTGACAGAGTTAGCGACAGAGTTAGCAGCAGAGTTAGCGACAGAGTTAATGACAGAGTTAGCGGCAGAATTAGCGGCAGAGTTAGTGACAGAGTTAGCGGCAGAGATAGCAGCAGAGTTGGTGACAGAGTTAGCGGCAGAGTTAGCGGCAGACACAAGCGTTGGTCACTCTCAGCAGAGATGGGTAGAAAGACGAATGACttacttttaatatttaaactgtAGCTCCTGTGTGGATTACAAAAGTAATTCCAGCCCCTAGAGGGCAGCACcgacactacacacacacacacacaccagcactgACAGAGACGTACTTGTGTTTGAGGAGGAGCCACTGGACGAGCCAGAGTCCGACCAGGATCAGCCCGTTGACCTCGGCGACGGTGAACGCCCAGGGAACCCGGTCCACGTAGTCGAAGAACTTGTCGGGCAGCGGCGGGTTGACCGACTTGTCCGGCACCCTCTCGTGGACGATGGTGATGACGACGGTGGTGAAGAAGAGGTTGAAGAGGGCGTAGAGGAAGGCCACGCCCGTCTTCCACCACTCCTTCGGGAGGCGGTCGGCCGGTTCCTCGGGCACGCTGATCTTAACATAGTCGCAGCGTCGCCGCAGCCTGCTGCTCAGCGAGTGGATCAGCTGGCTCTCCTGCAGGCGGCTCAGTCTGCCGCGCACGCGTTTGTTCTTGCTGTCGTGGGCGTCGTGGGCGGGCGCCGACGTGGGGGAGGCGAGCTGGATCGGGTTCCCGTTGGCAAGCCGTGGAGGACAAGGAGGCGAGGGAGGGTTCTCTGCGGTCACGTCGACCTCCACGTGAGGACGGACGTCGTCGCTGTCCTGGATCAGTTCTGACGCCGCCATCGACGTCAGGCGTCGACTGCTTCTGCCTGCGATCAATAATCCACCATCAGCGTCCAAAGATCGGATCAATACCAAAGCGGTGACGTCACCGAGCAGACGTGCGATTGGTTGATCGACGAAACCtaaggagaaaatgaaaaaaatctgtttctacaacaaaataaaaacaacggcctttcctttgtttcctttgttATCGTAAACACGTGACTTAACAAGTTCGAAAGTTCAAGTTCAATAATGTAACAATATTGCCCAAACTTACAAAAAACATGTGACAAACATTTACGCTAAAACACACAAGTAACGTTCCAAAAAACGCGTGACTTACATTGCGATGTTTCACAAACTTTTAACCAATGTTAACAAGACACGTTACTATGTCAacgatgtttttaaaaagcacaacgttaatattttaaaacacattacgTTCCCAAAATAGGCATCAACAAAAATCGCATCTCTACAGAAGCGCATTACGTAACCAAAACATTTGACCATGGTTACGGAAACAAACACTACAAATGTTGATGCTTTATATATAAACTGCTTTATTAAACTTAGCAAAAAAATATGCTActaacattttaataaacacattattCATGTCACAAAAACACGTCTCTAAAGTTACAAAGACGTGACAAAAAGCacattatttttacataataTCACTGCTGTAAATTATAAAAGTTTAACAAACTCACCAAAaacattagattaaaaaaaacacttatttaacTTTGAAGCTTTTCctgcaacaataataataataataatgatgatgttacACAActattttcttcctctcttttattCACCAAATGACGTTACCATAAATCATGTTactgatgaaaacacaaacacacacacacacaggttactaacacaataaaaaaacacgtcATGCGATATtaaatgacaacaattcttaATAAAGTTCTGAACTTGATACTGTGACGAGATGAGAGCGTACTGATCAGTGCTGAGGTCACAGGAATGTTCtctgcaggtacacacacacacgcgcacacacacacgcacacgcacacacacacacacacacacacacacacacacacacagataaaaagaGACAGAGCTGTGAGAATAAAACTAATACTTGACCTTTTATAACCTGTCGAGACACTCCCTGTTtgacacgcacgcacgcacacacacgcgcacgcacacacacacacacacacacacacacacacacacgcctcttAATCCTGACACATGTGACCTCCGAGCAGACGATGAGTCAAACACCACTGACAGGAAACGATGTAGGAGTGTAATCATTGAAATCGAGACAGTGACAAAGACATTTAAGCACATGTAAAGTTCTATAAACCCTCAGTAACAGAGGAGTTAAAGTCATATTGTTGTAACATGTTTATAAAGTCACCACTAACTAGTGAGACGGACAGAATTAATGTCGTCACACGCAGGATTCATCAGTTCACCGCTGTCTCACTGATGTCACAAACTGATGTTTTATAACGATCGATCAGAGGTGAAAGGTCAGTGAATGAAAAGGccgagctcacacacacacacacacacatgcctcgTTCTCCCTCTACATttcacactggtgtgtgtgtgtgtgtgtgtgtgtgcgcacgcacgagtgtgtgttgttgcacaaacacacaagtcaaaCACTTTTGGTtcatgaagcaaaaaaaaacctgccgagctggattcactcactcactcaggggcAATATTAACTGATTCATCCTCAAACATCCTCAGAgaatctcactcacacacataataaCTTTAACTGATAATGGAATAATTgacccacaccaaaccccatagagaaaatcagtgatttaatctcacggggacacaggagctgctggtctactgctgccccgtgtggtcactttgcatcactgaggttaatctgaataaagcgtttcaaatgccgaattttacaaaatagctcatttgaacttagtgatggaggcagcagtggatcaacaactcctgtgaactcctgtgtgctgtgatgttaaaatcactggttttctctatggggtttggtgtgggagagtgagtgattcacaaacttcagtttcctgttggaaaagtctgtctcacagtgagataaagacgtgaacatgttcttaggACATCGTAGACTTGTTTTTCTGCTCCAGCCACAGTGATTGACGTCGTATTATCACGTGCTGTTTACAGCCTGACAGAATAAAacctaaattaaattaagaccATGAGAATTCAATTTCCCTCCAAATTGGAGCTGAATCCTCAACAAAAGCTGCAACAAGGGATCGGCTATTTTTTCTTGAGgtcacaaaagtaaaaaaacaacaacactcatttAACACTTTATCAAACTGTCAAATTGACcgaaattttaaaaaaatgtgggaAATTCTTGcatgaattgaatttttttctaaaaccacaaacactttttcgcatttacttttgtttacGTTTTATCTGCATGCCAACCTCGCCTTTTCCTTGAAGCGCAAAACTTCTTATCCAATATTTCACAAGGTTTTCTTCAATCAGAAATGGCCGATAAACACACGCCGATAGTTCTGCGCTTAACGTAACCAAACGTCGAGTGTCCTACagatgatgattattttcacgatcaattaatctgtcgattggTTTCGCGATtacattgattaattgtttggtccataaaatgtttaaaaatgtttcccaaacaaggaaataatgaatgttttgttttgcccaaaaaactaaaatgaattttaaaattaaacaacAGTTGACAATCAATTTATTACTGTACTACTACTATGAAAAAAACTTATTCTCGAAATTCGTCAAAAAGTGGATAACTCTAACATTTTAACAGTCAAACGTTGAATATGAATGTGAGTTCTTTTATcgctaaaataaacacaaatatacagCAAATTTTGTTACAAAAACGtaaaagtgattattttcttg
This Solea solea chromosome 3, fSolSol10.1, whole genome shotgun sequence DNA region includes the following protein-coding sequences:
- the sgms2b gene encoding phosphatidylcholine:ceramide cholinephosphotransferase 2, which gives rise to MAASELIQDSDDVRPHVEVDVTAENPPSPPCPPRLANGNPIQLASPTSAPAHDAHDSKNKRVRGRLSRLQESQLIHSLSSRLRRRCDYVKISVPEEPADRLPKEWWKTGVAFLYALFNLFFTTVVITIVHERVPDKSVNPPLPDKFFDYVDRVPWAFTVAEVNGLILVGLWLVQWLLLKHKAIIGRRCFFLIGTLYMYRCVTMYITTLPVPGKHMVCAPKLYNDSTGKIWRILRLISGGGLSMTGSHLMCGDFMYSGHTVMLTLSYLFIKEYSHRWMWWYHALCWLLSASGVICILVGHEHYSIDVVIAYFATTRTFWWYHTMANSHSLRQAPNSCLSRTWWNPIFNFLERNVQATVPLEFSWPVSLPSSCRQRYRIVEGTRDE